ACGCCAGCCGCTGCCGCAGGCCGCCGCCCAGGTCGCCGGCGACGGTCCGGCGGTGGTCCAGGAGGCCGGCCCATGCGAGCAGCTCCTCCTGCCGCGCGGCCAGGGCGTCGCCCGTGAGGCCGTAGACCCGGCCGAAGAAGGCCAGGTTCTCCGCCACCGTCAGGTCCCGGTAGAGGCTGAAGCGCTGCGACATGTAGCCCACCTGCTGCCGGATCGCCTCCGCGCCGGTGCGCAGGTCGTGGCCCAGCACCCGGCCGGTCCCGGCGGTGGGCGTGAGCGATCCGAGCAGCATGCGGATCAGGGTCGTCTTGCCGGCGCCGTTGGGGCCCAGCAGGCCCATCACCGTCCCCGATGGCACGGTGAGCGAGACCGAGTCCACCGCCGTGAAGCGACCGAAGCGCCGGGTGAGACCCTGCGTCTCGATGGCGTAGGTCATCGGGCTGGCACCTCCTCCCCTGCGCCCGTCAGCCAGAGGAAGACGTCCTCCAGGTCGGCGGGCACCTCCCTGAGTTCGTAGCCCGCAGGCGCCTCCAGCGGGGCGTCGGGGTCCAGCGCCACCCGGACCCCCTCGCCCAGGGGGACCGCCCAGCGGCAGCCTGGGAGCCCCTCTGCGGCCGCGGTCAACGCCGCACGGCTCGGGCGCTGCACGCCCGCAGGTGCCAGTTCGACGTAGCTCGGATGCTGTACCCCTGCAGGCTCCAGCACCGCGGGGCACGAGTCCTGTGCCTTCGCAGACGCCAGCTCCGCCTGGCTCGAGCACTCTGCCTCGGAAAACATCAGCTCGGTCTCGCCCCGGCGCTGCGCCCCCACAGTCGGCAGCTCCGTCAGGCTCGGCCGGGCCCCCCTTGCAGGCGTCAGCTCTGCCATCTTGTACGGCAGCCGCTGCTTCAGCTCAACAGCAGTCCCCGCGGCCAGGGCCCGCCCCTCGTGCAGCAGCAGCACCCGGTCGCAGTGCTCGGCCTCGTCCATGTACGGCGTGGTGACGAGCACGGCGCAGCCCTGCCGGGCCTGATCCCTGAGCAGCCGCCAGAACTCGACCCGGGCCACGGGGTCCACGGCCGTGGTCGGCTCGTCGAGGATGAGCACGGGCGGGCGGTGGATCACCGCGCAGACGAACGCCAGCTTCTGCCGCATGCCGCCCGAGAGGTCGCCGGCCCGCCGCCCGGTGAAGGGCAGGAGCCCCACCCAGTCCAGCAGCCGCCGGGCCTCGGAATCGACCGCGGGGCGCCTCATCCCGTAGAGCCGGGCGAAGAAGCGCAGGTTCTCCAGCACGGTCAGCTCGGGGTAGAGGCTGAACCGGCCGGTGAGGTACCCGACCCGGCCCCGGGATTCGGGCTCCACCTTCCCCGACGTGGGGGCGATGACCCCCGCCGCCAGCCGGGCCAGGGTGGTCTTGCCGGCGCCGTCCGGCCCCACCAGCCCCACCAGCTCGCCGGGGGCGACGGCGAGGCTGATCCCCTCCACGCCGCGCCGGCCGCCGAACCGCCGGGTGACGTCACGCATCCGGATGGCGAACTCCACCGGCTCCACCTCCTACGCGAGCCGCTTCTGGAACCGGACCGTCGCCAGGGCAACCACGACCACGGCGTATCCCGCCAGCACCACCGCCTGCGGCCAGAGCAGGTCGAGCCCCTGCCCCTTGATGAACATGCCCTGGGCGATGGGGACGAAGTGCGTGAAGGGCATCAGGTAGGCGATGAACTGGATGACCTTCGGCATCGAGTCCAGCGGGAAGATCAGGCCCGAGAGCAGGATCTGCGGCATCAGGGTGAACATCGAGAGCTGCATGGCCTGCTGCTGGTTCTGCGACACGGTGGAGATGAGCAGGCCCAGGCTCAGCGTGGTGAGCACGAGCAGGAGGCAGAGCAGGATAAAGAGCCAGAGGTTGCCGGCGAAGCTCAGGTCGAACAGGTAGAGCCCCGCCGCGAAGACCAGGGCGAAGTCCACGGCGCCCACGACCAGGTAGGGGAGCAGCTTGCCGAGCATCAGCTCCAGGGGCCGGATGGGGGTCACCACCAGCTGCTCCATCGTGCCGTACTCCCGCTCCCGCACCACGCCGAGGGCGGTCATCAGCGTGGTCATGAACATCACCACGAGGCCGAGCAGGCCGGGGATCATCACCGTGGCGGTCTTGAGGTCCGGGTTGTAGAGCGTGGTGACGACGGGGGTGAGCTGCAGCGGCGATGGTGCGGCGATCTCCAGCTGGTCCAGGTCGATGCCGGGCCCAGCGGCCAGCATCTGCTCCACCTGCGGCCGCAGCAAGGGCGGCACCCGGTCCAGCAGTTCGGCCTTGCGGGCCTCGGTCAGCTCCTGGATCTGCGCCTCGACCTCTGCCCGGGTGCGGGTGATGAGCTCATCCCGCAGCTCTTCCTGCGCCGGCTCCAGGGCGGAGGGCAGCAGCCGGGCAGCCGTCTGGGCGGCGAAGAGGCTCGCACCGTCGAGCAGGACCTGCAGTTGCGCCTCCTCCTCGTCTCCGTAGCCGGGCGGGATCAGGATGCCCATGGCGGCCTCGCCCCGGAAGATGGCCTCCCGGATGCCGGCCTCAGACGGCTCGGCCAGGTCGACCAGGACGAACCGGTCGTACTCCCGGATGGCCGCCGCGATGGTGGCGCCGGTCGCGGTGCCGCTCTCGTCCACGAGGGCGACCGCCACCTCCTGCACGTCGAAGCTGAAGGCGTAGCCGAAGAGGACGAGCCAGAGGATCGGGAGCACGACCATCATCGCCAGGGTCCGCCTGTCGCGCCGGATCTGGATGAACTCCTTCTGCGCCAGGGCCAGGATGCGCTGAAGCATGCGCGGTCGCCTCCTCCACTAGCGGTTGGGCATGAGGCCAGGGAGCGTGATCTCCAGAAGCGCATCGACCACCGCGTCGTTCTCGATGCCCTGCATGAAGGGGATCTGGAGCAGGTCCCGCAGCACGACGGCCGACATGATGGGGCCCTGGAGCAGCATGAACGCGAGCCGGGGATCGACGGGCCGGATCTGCCCCGCCGCGATGGCGTGCATGATGAAGGGCGTCAGCATCTCCAGGATGGCGGCGGTCTGGTCGATCCAGGCCTGGCGGATCTCCGGGCGCCGCGGCCCCTCGGCCAGGACGATCTTCAGCACCATCTGCGACTTCCCGTCGGTGAAGAAGTCCATGGCCCGCCGGAGGAGCTCCCGCAGGCTCTCCAGGCCCCGGTCCGCCCGCGTCAGGTCGGCGACCGTGGGGACGAACGTGCCGACGTGCTCACGCACGGCCGCCCGGAACAGCTCCTCCTTGTTCGGGAAGTAGTAGTAGAGCGCTGCGGCCGTGACCCCGGCGGCCCGGGCGATCTCGGCGTTGGTGGCGGCTTCGAACCCCTTCGCGGCGAAGAGGCGCAGGGCGGCGTCGAGGATTTCAGCGCGGCGGTCCGGCGGGGGGTTCTTCGGACGGGGCGCCATCGGTCTCGCCTCCTTACTTACTGATCGGTTAGTTAATATGTACACCCTGCCGGGTCTGGTTGTCAAGGGCGTGCAGAGGGAAGTTCCCCGGCAGGCCTGCCGACCTCGACCCGGCCGGTGGCACCCGATGGCGCTCACCCCGGCCGTCCGGTCTGCCATGACGACTTCGCGCTAGACCATTGGGGCACCCGAAAATGGGTCATTTCGCCAAGAGGATCTCTTGTGTTCGAAACGAACACAATGTGTGCGCATCAACCACATATCACACCCACACTCCACAGAGAGGTGACCGTTCTGAACACCCGCGAGCGGCGCAAGAAGATCCTGGACTGGCTCCGGCAGCGCG
This DNA window, taken from Symbiobacterium terraclitae, encodes the following:
- a CDS encoding ABC transporter permease; the protein is MLQRILALAQKEFIQIRRDRRTLAMMVVLPILWLVLFGYAFSFDVQEVAVALVDESGTATGATIAAAIREYDRFVLVDLAEPSEAGIREAIFRGEAAMGILIPPGYGDEEEAQLQVLLDGASLFAAQTAARLLPSALEPAQEELRDELITRTRAEVEAQIQELTEARKAELLDRVPPLLRPQVEQMLAAGPGIDLDQLEIAAPSPLQLTPVVTTLYNPDLKTATVMIPGLLGLVVMFMTTLMTALGVVREREYGTMEQLVVTPIRPLELMLGKLLPYLVVGAVDFALVFAAGLYLFDLSFAGNLWLFILLCLLLVLTTLSLGLLISTVSQNQQQAMQLSMFTLMPQILLSGLIFPLDSMPKVIQFIAYLMPFTHFVPIAQGMFIKGQGLDLLWPQAVVLAGYAVVVVALATVRFQKRLA
- a CDS encoding ABC transporter ATP-binding protein; the protein is MTYAIETQGLTRRFGRFTAVDSVSLTVPSGTVMGLLGPNGAGKTTLIRMLLGSLTPTAGTGRVLGHDLRTGAEAIRQQVGYMSQRFSLYRDLTVAENLAFFGRVYGLTGDALAARQEELLAWAGLLDHRRTVAGDLGGGLRQRLAFACAILHRPSLLLLDEATSGVDPMSRRKFWDLIYGLADGGTTVLVTTHYMDEAAHCDRLAMMSAGRLVAVGTPRELRENYAGGGGLEQVFVRLAQTGPGT
- a CDS encoding ABC transporter ATP-binding protein codes for the protein MEFAIRMRDVTRRFGGRRGVEGISLAVAPGELVGLVGPDGAGKTTLARLAAGVIAPTSGKVEPESRGRVGYLTGRFSLYPELTVLENLRFFARLYGMRRPAVDSEARRLLDWVGLLPFTGRRAGDLSGGMRQKLAFVCAVIHRPPVLILDEPTTAVDPVARVEFWRLLRDQARQGCAVLVTTPYMDEAEHCDRVLLLHEGRALAAGTAVELKQRLPYKMAELTPARGARPSLTELPTVGAQRRGETELMFSEAECSSQAELASAKAQDSCPAVLEPAGVQHPSYVELAPAGVQRPSRAALTAAAEGLPGCRWAVPLGEGVRVALDPDAPLEAPAGYELREVPADLEDVFLWLTGAGEEVPAR
- a CDS encoding TetR/AcrR family transcriptional regulator yields the protein MAPRPKNPPPDRRAEILDAALRLFAAKGFEAATNAEIARAAGVTAAALYYYFPNKEELFRAAVREHVGTFVPTVADLTRADRGLESLRELLRRAMDFFTDGKSQMVLKIVLAEGPRRPEIRQAWIDQTAAILEMLTPFIMHAIAAGQIRPVDPRLAFMLLQGPIMSAVVLRDLLQIPFMQGIENDAVVDALLEITLPGLMPNR